In Nodosilinea sp. PGN35, the genomic stretch GTCTACTTTGGCGACCTGATGGGGGGCAAAAAACCCGATCCCGATCGCATTCAAACCGCTATGGCAGAAGCTTTCGCTGCGGCCAAAGACCGGTTTAAGGGTGCATCGACCGAAGCCAGTCGGCCCCGTGCTGAAGAAGCCTAGACCCCGCTAGGTATCTTGATCATCGCGACGATGTCTGCGCCAGGCCGCCAGCCCCATGCCCATCAAACCAGGCAACAGTGCCGGGGTAGGAATTTGCGCTGGTGCCGTGACCAAATCGATTCTCAGCCCCAGATCGACGGTCGTCAGGTTAGGGGCATTGGGATCGCGTGGCTCGTTGGGTCCGGGAATTGGAAACGCAAACCCCCGTGGAAAAATTACTTCTATCTCGTTCCCGCCGATTAAATTGACAATGGGAGGAATGCGAAAAGCGAAGTCTCCTAGGGCAGTAACCGCAAAACTGGTCACAAGGCTTTGCCCAGGCTGGCCAAAGTTGAGGGCTCTAAAGCGATAGACATCGTTACCTGAGGTGACGTTGCCAAATACAGAATTGAGGTCAAAGAGGATAGAGTTAGCGCTGAGATCGATATCCCAAACACCGCCGAACTGAGTCAGCTCTACCCCAGAGCCAACCGTAACGTTAACGGGCATACCAAATCCTGTTTCAGCTCCGGTTACTGGGTCTACCAGAACGTTGGTAACCGTGACCGGGGAGTTGAACGAAAATGCCAGGGCCGAGTCAGCCCAGAGCGTACCCAGCGTTAGGGCAGTACCAACTGCCAGGCCAATGCCTGCAAGTCTCTCCTTCATCTGCTTCTCCGAAACGGGGGCTTTAACTAACTACGAGAGGCAGATGCACAATCCGGGGACTCGCGAACAAACCTGGGGACAGGGCGCGGTTCATACTCCGCTCACGTTCTAACAAAAAATACGGAGATGTGGCCAAGGCGGCGTCAGAAAGTTTACCGAGTCTTGACAGATCTATCAGCATTGAATGGCGATCGCCCCGCCGCTGCAACCACCTCCCTAGACCGCAGGGATGAGTCAATTGGTCATGAAAACCCCAGGCCGTGTCAACCGATACAGAGTGTTGACCAGATTCAATTCAACCTGTAGACAGAAGACCTAGGAAAACCCGTGAGTGCTGCTGCGGCTGATGTGGAAAGCCCAAATATTCAAGTGCCCAACCAGACTCGGCTGCTGCTCGATTTGCAGCGGGTGAATAAAATTGCCCAGCGGCTGTCGGGATGCCTGGAGGTAGAGCCCACCGCCCGGATGGTCACCGATGGGCTGGTCGATCGGTTTGGCTGTGCCTTTGCCCGGATCTGGGTAGTGGAGCCCGATCAAACCGCCCTGCGGTTGGTGGCCTCGTCGGGGCTGTACACCCATACCAATGGCTCCTTTGCGCGGGTGCCCATGGGGGCCTACAAGGTCGGTAAAATCGCCCAAAACCGGGTGCCTTTTTTGAGCAATCGTCTGGCGGAGGAGGCCTGGGTCAAAGACCGAGACTGGGCGATCGCCAACAACATTCGCGGGTTCGCGGGTTACCCGCTGATGACCGGCGATCGCGTCATTGGCGTGCTGGCCAGCTTTAGCCATAGCGCCATGGCGGCAGAATTTCTCGAGGTGTTGCAGGTGCTCTGCATGACCGCCACCATTGCCCTCGATGCGGCGCTGAGCGTCGAGGCTAAGCGGCACCAGGGGACAGTGGCGCTGGTTCAGCCAACCCTATCCGATCAGTTAGCCACCCTACTCAAGACCACCACGATGGCGCTGGTGGGTACCGAAACGGTGCTGCCCGCCTCCCTCAGCCATGTATTTGTGCAGCTGGCTGAGCTGTTGGCCGAGGTTCACTGCGACTATGCTCGCCTGGTCTATGGTGCCGATCGGGTGGCGCTCGAGGCGATCGCTGCCCTGCCCGCTGCCTGCGGGGCCCAAGGGGCCAACGAGACAGTGGCGCAATGGCGATCGCGCTGCCACCGGCTGCGGTTTATGGCCACCTGTCTGGGGGGCGGTCTGCAAACCCAACCGGGACCTCAGCAGATGGTGCACATTGCCCTACAAATGCCCTACACCAGCGAGCCAGCGGGGGCTAAAGTCAGCGTTCAATGTACCACGGCTCTGGTACAGGCGGCCCTCACCGGGATGGCCCATGCAGCGGGTCTGACGGTGTGCGACCCGTGGGATGCCGACGCGGTAGTCATTACTGACAGCGAACCCATTGCCCTAGAGGCGGCCCGCACCGTTTGGGTACGGGTCAGGGCAACACCGCCGTCCCTGGTACAGGCGGTCATCGACTGGACGGTGGAGGTCGATCAGCTGCGCCAGGTTGTGCAGCAGGTCAGCCTGGGGCAAACCGTAGAGGCAACGCCCAGTGCCCCGGTTCAGCCGCGCCCGTCGGAGCGAGAGCGAGAGATTATGGCGCTCCTAGCCCGGGGACTGCGCGATCGCGACATCGCCAACCGCCTCTACATCAGCGAGAGTACGGTAAAATTTCACATCAACAACAGTCTTGCCAAGCTGCACGCCAAAAATCGTTACCAGGCCGTTTATCAGGCCGCCATTCAGGGATGGATCTGACCTCAAGAGCTCCAATTTAATAAATTTAAGGCTCCGATGAGCCCGCAGGCCGCAGATGGGAACAGTAAATCTAGCGGCGAGCCCTCTAGACCCAGGTCAGGACTCCCTGACCTTAGGAGCACAACCCCCATGGATGACCTGATTAGCCTGCTTGTTCAAGTACTGATCGCTATGGCCTGCGCCTTTGCGGCCAATATCTTAGTGCCCCGCCAGGTGCCCGGCAAGCTGCTGGGCCTGGTGCTCATTGGCCTGATTGGCGTATTCGTGGGGCAGTGGGTGGCCAATTACCTGCTACAGCAGTACAGCTTCACTCTGCCGTGGCTCACCTGGAGCTTTCAGGGGGTACCGGTGGTGCCCTCGATTATTGGCTCCACCATTGTGCTGTACGTGGTGACGGCTTTCTTAAGCTGGGGCCGCTACGGCAATCGCTAGGGTTAGCGATCGCTGTAGCGCTCCTCTGCCCAGGGCTCACCCCGCTCGTGGTAGCCGTTGCGCTCCCAAAAGCCCAGGGCTGGTGCAGCTAGAAACTCCACGCCGCTAATCCACTTGGCGCTTTTCCAGGCGTAGAGGTGGGGTACTACCAGACGCATGGGGCCACCGTGCTCAGCGGGCAACGGCGCGCCCTCTAGGGTATGGGCAAAAAAGTTTTCGGGCCGAGCAAAGTCGGCCAACGTCAGGTTGGTGGTATAGCCGCCGTAGCAGTGCAGCATGACATGCTGAGCCTCGGGCTCTACCACCAGCTGCGCCATCAGATCGGGCACGGCAACTCCGCGCCAGGTCACATCTAGCTTTGACCAGGTAGTGACACAGTGAAAATCGGCGGTAATGTCTACCTGGGGCAGCGCCATGATCTCGGCCCAGGTAAAGGTTCGGGCCTGGGCTAACCCGGTAATGCTCAAGCTCCAGTCGGCCTGGCTCACCTGGGGCGTATTCCCGTAGGTGAGCACCGGAAACCCCTTGGCCAGATGCTGACCCGGAGGGACGCGATCGGCCAGCTCAGGGCCTGGGGGGTGGAAAAACTTGCCGGCCATAGTGCCTCGCAGACTAGAGCACCTCTATTGTTACCCAGATTCAGCCGATCTGGGTGTTTAGGCAACCCGGTCGCGCATCAGGCGCTTGAGCCAGTGGCGCGATCGCACATCGACATAGGCTTTACAGTGAGCGCACTGGCGAATGCCGCGCACCCCAATCCGCAGCAGATGGTGATGGTTACAGTGAGGACAATGGTGTTGCTGAGCCATAGCTAATTTAAGAAAAACTGCACCAAAGCATTGATCTGTCGGGTTACGGGCGGGTTACGGGCGGGTTACGGGCAATCGCCTGGGGCATGCGCGACGTACCCTAACCACCATTGTGGTGGTGCGCCCCTGTCTGTCAGAGTGCCCAGAGCCAGTGGATAAATTGTCTTCAAAACTGCCACCCTGCCAAGAGCGCTCTAAAGACCGCTGCACCCCAGCCCGAGGGTTGGAGTGCAGCGATCAACCGATGGATTGAGCCTCAAAATTTAGTCGATTTGGGCGGTCAAATCGGTGGGCAGTTCGGCTACTGTCACCTGAGGAGCCACCAGAATGTGAGCGTAGAGCGGGGAGGCTGGTTCGGCGGCTAGCAGAGTATTCTGCACCCGACTGGCCACTTCAACCGTTTTGACATCGTAGACCTGAGTCGCCAGCTTGGGGTAGAGACCGATGCCGATGATGGGCACCAGCAGACAGGCCGCCACAAAGGCTTCTCGAGGGCGAATATCAATGATGTTAGGCACCTTAGCCACCACCTGGCCCGCATCGCCATAGAAAATGCGGCGCAGCATAGAGAGCAGATAAATGGGCGATAGCACCACCCCGACTGCGGCCCCGACGATAATTACAGTCTTAAAGGTGGTGCTGTAGACATCGCTGGTAGCCATACCGAGGAAGACCGCGATCTCGCTGACAAAGCCGCTCATGCCGGGCAGGGCCAGAGACGCCATGGCAGCGGCAGTAAAGAAGGCAAAGCTAGTGGGCATTTTGCGAGCAATTCCCCCCATCTCGTCCATATCGAGGGTGTGGGTACGCTCGTAGGTCACCCCCGAGAGGAAAAACATCACTGCG encodes the following:
- a CDS encoding PTPA-CTERM sorting domain-containing protein; translated protein: MPVNVTVGSGVELTQFGGVWDIDLSANSILFDLNSVFGNVTSGNDVYRFRALNFGQPGQSLVTSFAVTALGDFAFRIPPIVNLIGGNEIEVIFPRGFAFPIPGPNEPRDPNAPNLTTVDLGLRIDLVTAPAQIPTPALLPGLMGMGLAAWRRHRRDDQDT
- a CDS encoding GAF domain-containing protein, which produces MSAAAADVESPNIQVPNQTRLLLDLQRVNKIAQRLSGCLEVEPTARMVTDGLVDRFGCAFARIWVVEPDQTALRLVASSGLYTHTNGSFARVPMGAYKVGKIAQNRVPFLSNRLAEEAWVKDRDWAIANNIRGFAGYPLMTGDRVIGVLASFSHSAMAAEFLEVLQVLCMTATIALDAALSVEAKRHQGTVALVQPTLSDQLATLLKTTTMALVGTETVLPASLSHVFVQLAELLAEVHCDYARLVYGADRVALEAIAALPAACGAQGANETVAQWRSRCHRLRFMATCLGGGLQTQPGPQQMVHIALQMPYTSEPAGAKVSVQCTTALVQAALTGMAHAAGLTVCDPWDADAVVITDSEPIALEAARTVWVRVRATPPSLVQAVIDWTVEVDQLRQVVQQVSLGQTVEATPSAPVQPRPSEREREIMALLARGLRDRDIANRLYISESTVKFHINNSLAKLHAKNRYQAVYQAAIQGWI
- a CDS encoding sulfite oxidase-like oxidoreductase, which translates into the protein MAGKFFHPPGPELADRVPPGQHLAKGFPVLTYGNTPQVSQADWSLSITGLAQARTFTWAEIMALPQVDITADFHCVTTWSKLDVTWRGVAVPDLMAQLVVEPEAQHVMLHCYGGYTTNLTLADFARPENFFAHTLEGAPLPAEHGGPMRLVVPHLYAWKSAKWISGVEFLAAPALGFWERNGYHERGEPWAEERYSDR